A genome region from Cucurbita pepo subsp. pepo cultivar mu-cu-16 chromosome LG02, ASM280686v2, whole genome shotgun sequence includes the following:
- the LOC111789161 gene encoding receptor protein kinase CLAVATA1-like has product MRKKSLNPLVCNFFMFCLLLFSARFCFANRDMEALLKMKNALIAPGRSGLTDWQPASSPSAHCAFSGVLCDVDSRVVALNISNFRLFGRISPAIGMLEKLVNLTLVNDNLTGVIPFEMAKLTSLKTLNLSNNLFRDRLPAEITLGMMELEVFDVYNNNFSGMLPVEFVKLKKLKYLDLGGNFFTGQIPEAYSEMEMLEFLSLRGNALSGRLPASLARLKNLTHLYAGYYNHYDGGIPAVFGTLSALELLDLGNCNLSGEIPPSLGNLKVLHSLFLQVNNLTGRIPPELSGLVSLKSLDLSLNELTGEIPAGFVALQKITLLNLFGNKLHGPIPGFVGDFPHLEVLQLWNNNFTLELPANLGRNGKLFLLDVATNHLTGLIPPDLCNGRLKTLILLDNYFFGPIPEELGRCDSLKKIRIAGNFFNGTVPAGFFNFPALELLDISNNYFSGTLPSRMSGEFLGSLQLSNNHITGEIPAAIKNLKNLQVLSLEHNQFTGNLPVEIFELNKLLRINTSFNNISGKIPHSLVQCTSLTSIDLSENYLVGQIPKGISDLKILSVLNLSNNHLTGQIPNEIRSMMSLTTLDLSYNNFIGKIPTGGQFSVFNGSAFAGNPNLCSPNDGPCASLHSNTKSIKLILPIVAVFIVLLCVLAGVYIRKRKRIQKSKAWKLTAFQRLDFKAEDVLECLKEENIIGKGGAGVVYRGSMPDGSIVAIKLLLGSGRNDYGFSAEIQTLGRIKHRNIVRLLGYVSNKDTNLLLYEYMPNGSLDQRLHGAKGGHFHWDLRYKIAMEAAKGLCYLHHDCTPLIIHRDVKSNNILLDKFFEAHVSDFGLAKFLQNGGASECMSSIAGSYGYIAPEYAYTLKVDEKSDVYSFGVVLLELIAGRKPVGDFGEGVDIVRWVQKTISELSQPSDAASVLAVVDSRLTEYPLQGVIHLFKIAMMCVEEDSSARPTMREVVKMLSNPPRSAPALINL; this is encoded by the exons ATGAGGAAGAAATCGCTCAATCCTCTTGTTTGCAACTTCTTTATGTTCTGTTTACTTCTTTTCTCTGCCCGTTTCTGCTTCGCCAATCGGGATATGGAAGCgctgttgaaaatgaagaatgcCTTGATTGCACCAGGGAGATCGGGGCTTACTGATTGGCAACCGGCGTCTTCGCCGTCTGCTCATTGCGCCTTCTCTGGAGTTTTGTGCGATGTTGATTCTAGAGTTGTTGCGCTTAACATCTCGAATTTCCGTCTGTTTGGCAGGATTTCGCCGGCGATTGGGATGTTGGAAAAGCTTGTAAACTTGACGTTAGTGAATGACAATCTCACTGGAGTGATTCCTTTCGAAATGGCGAAACTCACGTCGCTTAAGACTCTGAACCTCTCTAATAACTTATTCCGGGATAGATTGCCGGCGGAAATCACGCTCGGAATGATGGAACTCGAGGTTTTCGATGTCTATAACAACAATTTCTCTGGTATGCTTCCGGTGGAGTTCGTCAAGCTGAAGAAGCTTAAGTATCTAGATCTCGGCGGTAACTTCTTTACCGGTCAGATTCCGGAGGCTTACTCTGAGATGGAGATGCTTGAGTTTTTGAGCTTGAGGGGAAATGCGCTTTCCGGGAGACTTCCGGCGAGTTTGGCGCGTTTGAAGAATCTTACGCATCTTTACGCTGGATATTATAACCATTACGACGGCGGGATTCCGGCTGTGTTTGGAACGTTGAGTGCTCTCGAGCTTCTTGATTTAGGGAACTGTAATCTCTCCGGTGAAATTCCACCGAGTTTGGGGAATTTGAAGGTCTTGCACTCTCTATTTCTACAAGTAAACAATCTAACGGGTCGGATTCCTCCCGAACTTTCCGGTTTAGTTAGTCTCAAATCTCTGGACCTCTCGCTGAACGAACTCACCGGCGAGATACCGGCGGGTTTCGTGGCACTGCAGAAAATTACACTCCTCAATTTATTCGGCAACAAACTCCACGGTCCAATTCCTGGTTTCGTCGGTGATTTTCCGCATCTCGAAGTGCTTCAGTTGTGGAATAACAACTTCACGCTCGAGCTTCCAGCGAATCTCGGGCGTAATGGTAAACTATTTCTGCTTGACGTGGCTACAAATCATCTAACTGGACTCATACCTCCTGATTTATGTAATGGTAGATTGAAGACTTTGATTCTGTTGGATAATTACTTCTTTGGACCCATCCCTGAGGAATTAGGACGGTGTGATTCgctcaagaaaataagaattgCTGGAAACTTCTTCAATGGAACGGTTCCGGCAGGGTTCTTCAACTTTCCGGCATTGGAACTACTCGATATTAGTAACAATTACTTCTCTGGCACTCTTCCGTCGCGAATGTCAGGCGAGTTTCTTGGAAGTCTGCAGCTCAGTAACAACCACATCACAGGGGAAATTCCGGCGGcgattaagaatttaaaaaacttgCAGGTTCTTTCCCTGGAACATAACCAATTCACCGGAAATTTACCCGTggaaatatttgaattgaataAGTTGCTTAGAATCAACACCAGCTTCAACAACATTAGCGGCAAAATTCCGCATTCGCTCGTTCAGTGCACGTCCTTAACATCAATTGATCTCAGTGAAAACTACCTTGTTGGCCAAATTCCCAAAGGAATTTCGGATCTGAAAATCTTGAGCGTTCTCAATTTGTCAAATAATCATCTGACGGGCCAAATTCCGAATGAAATTCGGTCGATGATGAGTCTTACAACTCTTGATTTGTCCTACAACAATTTCATAGGTAAAATCCCCACCGGCGGTCAGTTTTCAGTATTCAACGGCAGCGCATTCGCCGGAAATCCAAACCTCTGTTCCCCTAACGATGGCCCTTGCGCATCGCTCCACAGTAATACGAAATCCATTAAGCTAATCCTCCCTATCGTTGCGGTATTCATCGTTTTGTTATGCGTACTCGCTGGAGTTTACATCAGGAAGAGAAAGAGGATTCAGAAATCAAAGGCATGGAAACTCACGGCGTTCCAACGCCTCGATTTCAAAGCGGAAGACGTCCTAGAATGCTTGAAGGAGGAAAATATCATTGGCAAAGGTGGTGCCGGGGTCGTCTACCGTGGATCTATGCCGGACGGCTCCATCGTGGCGATCAAACTGTTGCTAGGAAGTGGCCGGAACGACTATGGTTTCTCTGCCGAAATTCAGACCTTGGGGCGGATCAAGCACCGGAATATCGTCAGGCTTTTGGGGTACGTGTCGAACAAAGACACGAATCTTCTGCTGTACGAGTACATGCCAAATGGGAGCTTGGACCAAAGGCTGCATGGAGCGAAGGGCGGGCATTTTCACTGGGACTTGCGGTACAAGATCGCGATGGAAGCCGCCAAGGGGCTCTGTTACCTGCACCATGATTGTACGCCGCTGATCATTCACAGAGACGTGAAGTCCAATAATATACTGCTGGATAAGTTCTTCGAGGCACATGTCTCTGACTTCGGGCTCGCCAAGTTCTTGCAGAACGGCGGCGCCTCCGAGTGTATGTCCTCCATTGCCGGCTCCTATGGCTACATCGCTCCAG AATACGCGTACACGCTGAAAGTGGACGAGAAGAGCGACGTGTACAGTTTCGGCGTGGTGCTGTTAGAGCTGATAGCCGGGAGGAAGCCAGTGGGAGATTTTGGCGAAGGCGTGGACATAGTAAGGTGGGTCCAGAAAACCATATCAGAACTGTCTCAGCCGTCGGATGCAGCGTCAGTGTTAGCCGTGGTGGACTCGCGGCTGACCGAATACCCTCTCCAAGGCGTGATCCACCTCTTCAAAATAGCGATGATGTGCGTTGAAGAAGACAGCTCCGCAAGGCCTACCATGAGGGAAGTGGTCAAAATGCTCTCGAATCCGCCAAGGTCTGCCCCTGCTCTCATCAACCTCTAA
- the LOC111788046 gene encoding uncharacterized protein LOC111788046 has product MMTLEDFFTLTEIKNGLTAPCRVEELINVMQKEKDCFVKNVSDATRHWAAVAGAITATENKDCLDLFIQLDGLSFIQRWLKDAQKFRNDTNDSTVEESIIVLLQALKKLHITAEKSISSGILFTVKGLYENSDHGKSRFGKELSVLLDRWMQEINDKDLLHDAENVGVHFDDTSNLSHGAGRSSASGGSVPRELSSDGKLAVEPVRGKILSSESSDALHPDKSKDSTVQSPRNELDSHSISGNSVVKDRSPDLTTNAAVVSVPMEDVSKKEETSLCSVGGGTLAAMACSFPVAREGSDNEQLDGSKKLNELPELDSQVHKIDGTSGKSCVTEKSDNSTHSPMQDLGSVMEGLDAANGEESAKEASAQQDNDGLDNAGVSRHSSSLDSERVTTLDSENGKSDKKTNYSSMPVFKSAGLDAEHYRNTLRDLSMSGSRIGKHEDRGASFSRMEDFGQVNGERQPRRKEDDDVMTDSEFSKPKLNPKTSNIKSNQSDMELEYGIVDALEVARQVAQEVEREVVEYREPSCSSSSDKISDGGIRQLGKLDTIAEKQDLPDDHQGTEVQSAKSHVAESYSDAETCLTHPDNVDTQPENLNEMESSLVTEAAQGADTSTEKGFCEFDLNQDAFNDDAEQLVTPVSLPVSVISVSRPAAPSGLPLTPLQFEGALGWRGSAATSAFRPASPRKVPDSDRTLSSGGNSDSSKQRPDFLDIDLNVAETGDETRKQNQGSSFPQSREFLVESGQRRSGGLKLDLNCVGEDVDAPASDLRTEGHFNNQNSYSASPACSSSSLQPLVRNIDLNDRPFVQGDASDQGPGKYCQNTSAYGGSNKDASVISIMGTRVEVSGKDFALRASSLPNGRTVEPAGIGATLARTGDILGMGSAVSYHQTPFIGYNGLTPRPTISFSTMYEPSGSIPYMVDSRGAAVMPQIMGPMSAVPPSSYSHTPFFMGMTDSQLTPNGVAHSRPKFDLNSGLSDSGGLKQFLFPGHLRSMEEQLRQPSSSGVGAKRKEPDCPDGGWEGYLLSYKHQQPPWKQ; this is encoded by the coding sequence ATGATGACACTTGAAGACTTCTTCACCTTGactgaaattaaaaatgggcTTACAGCCCCATGTAGAGTTGAAGAGTTGATTAATGTTATGCAAAAGGAGAAAGAttgttttgtgaagaatgttAGCGATGCAACCAGGCACTGGGCTGCAGTTGCTGGTGCTATTACTGCTACGGAGAATAAAGATTGTCTTGATCTTTTTATCCAATTAGATGGACTGAGTTTTATTCAAAGATGGCTTAAGGATGCTCAAAAGTTCAGGAACGATACAAATGATAGCACTGTGGAAGAGTCTATCATTGTTTTATTGCAAGCACTTAAAAAGCTTCATATAACTGCCGAGAAATCTATTTCTTCTGGGATTTTATTTACTGTCAAGGGTCTTTATGAAAATAGTGACCATGGAAAATCTAGGTTCGGGAAAGAATTAAGTGTACTCCTTGACAGGTGGATGCAGGAGATAAATGATAAAGATTTGCTCCATGATGCAGAAAACGTTGGTGTACATTTTGATGATACCTCAAATCTTTCTCACGGTGCAGGAAGGTCATCTGCTTCGGGAGGATCTGTTCCAAGAGAATTATCCAGTGATGGAAAACTAGCAGTAGAACCTGTTAGAGGCAAAATATTATCCTCAGAGAGCTCTGATGCTCTTCACCCAGATAAGAGTAAAGATTCAACTGTCCAATCTCCAAGAAACGAGCTCGACTCTCATTCAATTTCTGGAAATTCTGTTGTGAAAGATAGATCTCCAGATTTAACAACAAACGCAGCTGTCGTGTCAGTTCCAATGGAGGATGTTtcaaagaaggaagaaacatCTCTATGTTCTGTTGGTGGAGGAACCTTGGCTGCTATGGCCTGTAGCTTTCCAGTTGCAAGGGAAGGCAGTGATAATGAACAGTTAGATGGCTCAAAGAAGTTGAATGAGTTGCCAGAGCTTGACAGCCAAGTGCACAAGATTGATGGCACCTCTGGTAAGTCATGTGTGACAGAAAAATCAGATAACTCTACCCATTCTCCCATGCAGGATCTGGGATCTGTCATGGAAGGTTTGGATGCTGCAAATGGTGAAGAGTCTGCTAAAGAAGCTTCAGCTCAGCAAGATAATGATGGTCTTGACAATGCTGGTGTTTCTCGACATAGTTCTAGTCTAGATAGTGAGAGAGTTACCACATTGGATTCTGAAAATGGGAAATCAGATAAAAAGACAAATTATTCTAGCATGCCTGTGTTCAAATCTGCAGGCCTAGATGCTGAGCACTATCGAAATACTCTGCGGGATTTGTCTATGAGTGGCAGTCGAATAGGAAAACATGAAGATCGTGGGGCTTCTTTTTCGAGGATGGAAGACTTTGGTCAAGTTAATGGCGAAAGACAGCCTCGGAGaaaggaagatgatgatgtaATGACTGATTCTGAATTCTCCAAACCGAAATTAAATCCCAAAACTTCAAATATAAAGAGTAATCAGTCAGACATGGAACTTGAGTATGGTATAGTAGATGCTCTGGAGGTTGCTCGGCAAGTAGCTCAAGAAGTTGAAAGAGAAGTGGTGGAATATAGAGAGCCATCCTGCAGCTCGTCTTCTGATAAAATTTCTGATGGTGGAATCAGGCAGCTGGGTAAACTAGACACCATTGCAGAAAAACAGGACCTTCCAGATGATCACCAGGGAACGGAGGTCCAATCTGCAAAAAGTCATGTTGCTGAATCATATTCTGATGCGGAGACATGTTTGACGCATCCAGATAATGTAGATACTCAAcctgaaaatttaaatgaaatggaatCCTCCCTGGTCACTGAAGCAGCTCAAGGGGCAGATACAAGTACAGAAAAAGGATTTTGTGAATTTGATCTAAACCAAGACGCATTTAATGATGATGCAGAGCAGTTAGTAACTCCAGTGTCTTTACCGGTATCTGTTATCTCTGTTTCTAGACCAGCTGCTCCTTCTGGATTGCCTCTAACACCTTTGCAGTTTGAAGGGGCACTTGGATGGAGGGGCTCTGCAGCCACTAGTGCTTTCCGCCCTGCTTCCCCGCGTAAAGTTCCTGATAGTGATAGGACTCTTTCTAGTGGGGGAAATTCTGATAGTTCAAAGCAGAGGCCGGACTTTCTTGACATTGATTTGAATGTGGCTGAGACTGGAGATGAAACCAGGAAACAAAACCAGGGATCATCTTTCCCACAATCCAGAGAGTTTTTGGTTGAAAGTGGACAAAGAAGATCTGGGGGACTAAAGCTGGATCTTAACTGTGTTGGTGAGGATGTTGATGCTCCAGCATCAGATTTGAGGACGGAGGGACACTTTAACAATCAGAATAGCTACAGTGCCTCTCCTGCCTGCTCTTCTTCATCGCTGCAACCTTTGGTAAGAAATATTGATTTGAATGATAGGCCATTTGTTCAAGGTGACGCTTCAGATCAAGGTCCGGGTAAGTACTGTCAAAATACAAGTGCTTATGGAGGGTCTAATAAAGATGCTTCTGTCATTTCCATTATGGGTACAAGGGTTGAAGTTAGTGGAAAAGATTTTGCTCTTCGTGCTTCATCTTTGCCAAACGGCAGAACTGTTGAGCCTGCTGGAATAGGTGCTACTTTGGCAAGAACAGGAGATATATTAGGGATGGGTTCCGCAGTTTCTTACCACCAGACTCCTTTTATTGGTTACAATGGATTGACACCACGGCCAACCATTTCTTTCTCAACCATGTATGAACCTAGTGGTTCAATTCCCTACATGGTGGATTCAAGAGGAGCTGCTGTTATGCCTCAAATTATGGGTCCTATGTCAGCTGTTCCGCCTTCCTCCTACTCTCACACTCCATTTTTCATGGGCATGACAGATTCACAGCTGACCCCCAATGGCGTTGCTCATTCACGTCCTAAATTTGATCTGAATTCTGGATTGAGTGATTCTGGGGGTTTAAAGCAGTTTCTTTTCCCAGGTCATCTCCGATCCATGGAAGAGCAGTTGAGACAACCTTCAAGTTCTGGAGTTGGTGCAAAAAGGAAAGAACCAGATTGCCCTGATGGTGGCTGGGAAGGGTATCTGCTAAGCTATAAACATCAGCAGCCTCCATGGAAACAGTAA